In Theileria equi strain WA chromosome 4 map unlocalized gcontig_1105316255033, whole genome shotgun sequence, the following are encoded in one genomic region:
- a CDS encoding conserved hypothetical protein (encoded by transcript BEWA_014570A), translated as MFLSLGTLDVFTLPEGTSPNTLNNARDNQENPAEGLKNEHIIKVCVTLCNKYLLILTKRTLYVYSNGHNIMFLGNFTLDEAQLKSYGGFRDITILNGIYQICLLVENLKRVLICRYDTNTSLGYDFTLSHMNTPKHNYPNVSSESVLCNSYASPGSPKVTLQQAPGPSDEAHTVNSEFDHVYCLFSNYLPSFLNITLSFELVLPSFVSVVSCIDYQLFFWTLDQSGVYATICPDGFLNYILTYPLLQFKRISLYLHSTNILQNLNVCGSVDASHGLCYLNLTSQLYIMNCNEVDTSELCVDLYASEDKNCNRPVSLMDWVLSCASKVNSEPNHDEDTHSCSDGSNDFENTLLDADSILSCLEERNTDSFYDDYDNCIQNILPYTNAKQVEFMESCDLCYIVTTSNALLSFFVCNKNPVSRRIGRVLYKDGVESISVNIHRNMIAIKLINGNVMIYYSSEYKFTAIGDINISGINDYCWIDDHLVILYENSELSYHHFTGRMIYNKKLHKPIKSGHLYAVSANFRLMITEGLMFSTYTLHNSGICHCKFANPNDSKICLIGTDHIFLVSSNVLDGCYGYFERKEIDDSLHSKSGCVDSNTIGTVGNNLTSIPFSCRDELFSNRTPFLYASCSPKGEYILAATNEGFALYDNNWTYFGECLGVFINLGWFANNIFFVTVMLHSDNYMQESNESRGNVGYFCHFFDVNDLSKQLEIIPFKYKPLCCTIENSSILTVYDVSDTITGYNIYLEKPRMSFDIAFQESLEPMEYDVAEIYPFGDKKYLFLDSIGNLYIVDNGSIEYITNRCINVTPFSSISGTGFDYLCHISPDQTYYLSGNHSCRFPAKLDNVVAVSGGIVVSLMNSIDGKNTFRGVKFIENIVSEHITHLGLSRIHQIEPFNIYLLDQFVSSRIYNSDGFSDAQFLSTLLSTPNDIKSQLFAILVRKEHTKDAVIKLESLFGKSSNDFFEKLMIAKQFRVASLMLLPLQLLTDPMIVRRTYGLSIIKGLIRKVAESEIKSKSDISLLNSLLRFQNMLSDDSTHSDPELEDSKIYNPRLLDNANIKFKRPVDLEEFEIPQLFLNYIRENNLVPIYKLSSVLNLDLVAFIEQIKDNILEITGWGICTPDGTCQDSKDLRLTELVVAYSTKLDTLDPVNIGGPNPRGKKKSSKKNRLPKIYPGGGIHELFFRVFSKLEIYIPALAIALASHNFLAITHILVKDTGIVNIVNHILSGESCENCRRDHTLIKHTIEETKRKFKL; from the coding sequence ATGTTTTTGAGTCTTGGAACTCTCGACGTCTTTACCCTTCCCGAGGGTACATCACCAAATACTTTGAACAACGCCAGGGATAACCAAGAGAATCCCGCAGAAGGTTTGAAAAATGAACACATCATCAAGGTTTGTGTGACATTGTGTAACAAGTATCTATTGATATTGACCAAGCGCACACTTTATGTCTATAGCAATGGACACAATATCATGTTTTTGGGCAATTTTACTCTTGATGAAGCACAGTTAAAGAGTTACGGAGGATTTAGAGATATCACCATTCTTAACGGGATATACCAAATATGTTTGCTTGTAGAAAATTTGAAGAGAGTACTAATATGTAGATATGACACAAATACCTCTCTTGGATATGACTTTACTCTCTCTCATATGAATACGCCCAAGCACAACTATCCAAACGTGTCTTCTGAAAGTGTCTTGTGCAATAGTTATGCTAGCCCTGGATCTCCAAAAGTAACATTACAACAAGCACCTGGACCTTCCGATGAAGCCCATACTGTAAACAGTGAATTTGATCATGTGTATTGCTTATTCAGCAACTATTTGCCAAGTTTTTTGAATATAACACTTTCATTCGAACTGGTACTACCGTCCTTTGTCTCTGTTGTATCATGTATAGACTATCAATTGTTTTTTTGGACACTTGATCAATCTGGAGTCTACGCTACCATATGTCCCGATGGATTTCTCAACTATATACTAACATACCCATTGTTGCAATTTAAGAGGATTTCACTTTATCTGCATAGCACTAATATATTACAGAATTTAAATGTTTGTGGATCGGTGGATGCTTCACACGGCCTTTGCTATCTGAATCTTACATCCCAACTCTATATAATGAACTGCAATGAAGTTGATACATCTGAGTTATGTGTGGATTTATATGCGagtgaagataaaaattgCAATAGGCCTGTATCTTTGATGGATTGGGTACTCAGTTGTGCATCTAAAGTGAATAGTGAACCTAATCACGATGAAGACACGCATTCCTGCAGTGACGGAAGTAACGACTTTGAAAACACGCTATTAGATGCAGATTCTATCCTGTCTTGTTTGGAGGAGAGGAATACGGACTCGTTTTACGACGATTATGATAATTGTATTCAAAATATATTGCCATACACAAACGCAAAACAGGTGGAATTTATGGAAAGTTGCGACCTTTGCTACATTGTTACAACATCTAATGCACTACTTTCCTTTTTTGTATGTAACAAAAACCCAGTTAGTAGACGCATTGGTAGAGTATTGTATAAAGATGGCGTAGAATCTATAAGTGTTAACATACACCGCAATATGATTGCTATAAAACtgataaatggaaatgttaTGATTTACTATTCCTctgaatacaaatttacTGCCATAGGGGATATTAATATCAGCGGTATAAATGACTATTGTTGGATTGACGACCATTTGGTAATATTGTACGAGAATTCTGAACTTTCATACCACCATTTTACCGGACGAATGATATACAACAAAAAACTTCATAAGCCCATAAAAAGTGGCCATTTGTACGCGGTATCAGCTAACTTTCGTTTAATGATTACAGAGGGGCTAATGTTCTCAACATATACACTTCACAATTCCGGAATCTGCCACTGCAAATTCGCAAACCCTAATGATTCTAAAATTTGTCTTATCGGAACAGACCATATTTTCCTTGTTAGTTCCAATGTTTTGGATGGTTGTTACGGCTATTTTGAAAGGAAAGAAATAGATGATTCTCTTCACTCAAAGTCTGGTTGTGTTGATTCAAATACAATAGGAACTGTAGGGAATAACTTAACATCTATACCCTTTTCATGCAGAGATGAATTATTTAGTAACAGGACACCATTCTTATATGCGTCATGTAGTCCAAAAGGAGAATATATACTGGCTGCTACGAACGAGGGTTTTGCTCTTTATGATAATAATTGGACTTATTTTGGTGAATGTTTGGGCGTGTTTATAAACTTAGGCTGGTTTGCTAATAATATATTCTTTGTTACGGTTATGTTGCACTCTGATAATTATATGCAAGAGAGCAATGAATCACGCGGTAATGTTGGTTatttttgtcattttttTGATGTTAATGATCTTAGCAAACAATTAGAGATCATACCGTTTAAATACAAACCTTTGTGTTGTACAATAGAGAATTCATCTATACTCACAGTTTATGATGTTAGTGATACAATTACTGGTTATAATATTTATCTAGAGAAGCCTAGAATGAGCTTTGATATCGCATTCCAGGAATCTTTAGAACCAATGGAATATGATGTTGCTGAGATATACCCATTTGGTGATAAAAAATATCTTTTTTTGGATTCCATAGGAAATCTTTACATTGTAGATAATGGATCTAtagaatatattacaaataGATGTATTAACGTCACTCCATTTTCTAGTATAAGTGGAACTGGATTTGACTATCTTTGCCACATATCTCCCGATCAGACCTATTACTTGTCAGGAAATCATAGTTGCAGATTTCCCGCAAAATTAGATAATGTAGTTGCCGTTTCTGGTGGTATTGTTGTATCCTTGATGAATTCCATCGACGGTAAAAACACCTTTAGAGGGGTTAAATTCATAGAAAATATAGTTTCAGAGCATATTACACATTTGGGATTAAGCCGTATACACCAAATCGAACCatttaatatttatttATTGGATCAATTTGTGTCATCTAGGATATACAACTCTGATGGTTTTTCTGATGCACAATTTCTAAGCACTCTCTTGAGCACTCCAAATGATATAAAGTCACAACTATTTGCTATACTAGTGAGGAAAGAACACACAAAGGATGCTGTGATCAAGCTAGAGTCGCTTTTTGGAAAATCGTCAAATGATTTTTTTGAGAAATTAATGATAGCGAAACAATTTCGCGTTGCAAGTTTAATGCTACTACCGTTGCAGTTACTTACGGATCCAATGATTGTTAGAAGAACTTACGGCCTAAGTATCATAAAAGGTTTAATAAGAAAAGTTGCAGAATcagaaattaaaagtaaAAGTGATATTTCCCTTTTGAACTCTTTGCTTAGATTTCAAAATATGCTTTCGGATgattctacacattcagACCCAGAACTTGAGGACTCCAAAATCTACAACCCACGATTACTAGATAATGCAAATATTAAGTTTAAAAGACCAGTTGACTTAGAAGAGTTTGAAATACCGCAGTTATTTTTAAATTATATTCGAGAGAATAACCTAGTACCCATATACAAGTTATCTAGTGTGTTAAACCTGGATCTTGTAGCCTTTATCGAACAAATAAAGGATAATATTCTTGAAATCACAGGTTGGGGAATATGTACACCAGATGGAACATGTCAAGATTCCAAGGATTTAAGGCTTACTGAGCTTGTTGTCGCATATTCAACCAAATTGGATACCTTGGATCCAGTTAATATTGGAGGACCAAATCCAAGGGGGAAAAAGAAAAGTTCTAAAAAGAACCGTCTCCCTAAAATCTATCCAGGAGGGGGAATACATGAGTTATTTTTTAGAGTATTCTCCAAGTTGGAAATATACATACCAGCCCTAGCCATAGCACTCGCATCTCACAACTTTTTGGCAATTACACATATCTTGGTAAAGGATACAGGTATCGTAAATATAGTCAATCACATTCTAAGCGGCGAGTCTTGTGAAAATTGTAGGCGTGATCATACACTAATAAAGCACACAATAGAAGAAACTAAAAGAAAGTTTAAGCTCTAA
- a CDS encoding conserved hypothetical protein (encoded by transcript BEWA_014560A), giving the protein MLPQVFYEHVIRDYKSASKELKKLEEDDNKVSELKASIKAFDDSVTDNLKVLKQYRENSKEYLDNLYGKNDIGLVLKFILNGNLVHLVHEFLLIYIGRGIISSPTNLEIVSITLEAIVGQTIPQSIVEIAFMRLMDTVSRNFPDDEEVGISTCNFLARSVIDGIISSSYLRTLRTLHAGRIAGYGILVKTLRWLDANTIPVPKVKCTV; this is encoded by the exons ATGCTACCACAAGTGTTCTATGAGCATGTCATCAGGGACTACAAATCAGCCAGTAAGGAATTAAAAAAACTAGAAGAGGATGACAATAAGGTTTCTGAACTAAAAGCCAGTATTAAAGCTTTTGACGATTCTGTTACTGATAATTTAAAAGT TCTAAAACAGTATAGAGAAAACTCAAAAGAATATCTCGACAACCTCTATGGTAAAAATGATATAGGATTGGTGCTAAAA TTTATACTAAACGGGAATTTGGTGCATCTGGTTCATGAGTTTCTATTGATTTACATAGGAAGAGGAATCATCTCGAGTCCAAC AAACCTGGAAATTGTGTCTATCACTTTAGAGGCAATTGTTGGCCAAACGATTCCTCAGAGTATTGTTGAAATTGCATTCATGAGGCTCATGGATACAGTTTCGCGAAACTTTCCAGACGATGAAGAAGTCGGAATATCTACATGTAATTTTTTG GCCAGATCTGTGATTGATGGAATAATATCTAGTTCCTATCTTAGAACGTTAAGAACGTTGCACGCTGGGCGTATTGCTGGTTACGGCATCTTGGTAAAGACTTTAAGATGGCTCGACGCTAATACGATTCCAGTGCCAAAAGTTAAATGCACAGTGTAA
- a CDS encoding cathepsin C, putative (encoded by transcript BEWA_014540A), translating into MERTSLFLLINVVLFIVPYRGVYADLPIHALVSDIAGKWTFSISYNVYGADIACGSDTPNSIGRVLSFGDYKTFIEKQHGISRQVTLDLTLETVKLPHDYDAKHRNDWVYLAVKSDNERVIGTWTAIYDQGFYITLDDGLEIFSYVSFSPVGEHKYLTNPNQTQIGWVTRREGGNITHACASGSRVHKKESVATVNVDESTSTKYGKTIQRTSDVSRLDGNLVLKTLKENGGYFCRCTSKGPSTHDLPRAFSWDRYENIPLVNQKRCGGCYTISALYTLQVRFIIQVSKLLKSGKAGHREHALKQLLADLKRGYFDINDALSCIYLNQGCHGGYPYLVGKHAKEYGLHFVQVDGDYTRYESEKDRLETIFRIVDNQTCDNVNSNKLFYAHSYGYVGGSYQCTKCSGEALMMQEIYENGPIVVGIDGSFLNGRHTTGIIDFTDEDAKKRFGLCDVDGHPALSGWEYTTHAVAVIGWGEEVSEHSVKKYWIIRNSWGKDWGDGGFFKLVRGENAFGVESEGVFIDPDLDRATDAVTDASIRHHK; encoded by the exons atggagagGACGTCATTATTCCTCCTaataaatgtagttttattTATTGTGCCTTATAGAGGTGTATATGCGGATTTGCCTATTCACGCCCTGGTTTCTGACATTGCCGGGAAGTG GACCTTTAGCATCAGTTATAATGTCTACGGAGCAGATATAGCATGTGGATCTGATACGCCAAATAGCATTGGCCGAGTCCTATCATTCGGTGACTACAAAACTTTCATTGAAAAACAGCACG GAATCTCACGTCAAGTTACACTGGATTTAACGCTAGAAACCGTAAAACTTCCCCATGACTATGATGCAAAGCATCGTAATGATTGGGTATATTTGGCAGTAAAATCTGACAATGAACGTGTCATTGGAACATGGACAGCTATTTATGATCAAG GTTTTTACATTACCCTGGATGACGGGCTAGAGATCTTCAGCTATGTAAGCTTCTCCCCAGTTGGCGAGCATAAATACTTGACAAACCCCAACCAAACGCAAATCGGCTGGGTAACTCGTAGAGAAGGTGGAAATATAACGCATGCATGTGCTTCCGGGTCCCGTGTTCATAAAAAGGAATCAGTTGCAACAGTAAACGTGGATGAGTCTACGAGTActaaatatggaaaaacCATACAAAGGACCTCAGACGTTTCCAGGCTTGACGGAAATTTAGttttaaaaactttaaaggaAAATGGTGGTTATTTTTGCAGGTGCACATCCAAAGGGCCAAGTACCCATGATCTTCCAAGAGCTTTTTCATGGGATAGGTACGAAAACATACCCCTCGTAAATCAGAAGAGATGTGGAGGATGCTATACAATATCTGCTCTTTATACCTTACAAGTGAGATTTATAATCCAGGTTAGCAAGTTGCTAAAGAGTGGCAAAGCAGGCCACCGTGAACACGCTTTAAAACAGCTTCTTGCGGACCTAAAGAgaggatattttgatattaATGATGCTCTCAGTTGTATATACCTGAATCAGGGCTGTCATGGAGGTTATCCATACCTTGTAGGTAAGCATGCAAAAGAATATGGTCTTCATTTTGTGCAAGTTGATGGTGATTACACAAGGTATGAGTCCGAAAAGGATAGACTGGAAACAATCTTTAGAATTGTGGACAACCAAACATGCGATAATGTAAATTCAAACAAACTCTTTTATGCACATTCCTATGGGTACGTAGGAGGTAGCTATCAATGTACCAAATGTTCCGGAGAAGCATTAATGATGCAAGAAATATATGAAAATGGGCCAATTGTAGTAGGAATTGATGGGTCCTTTCTAAATGGTCGTCACACTACAGGAATCATTGACTTTACAGACGAAGATGCAAAGAAGAGATTTGGTCTATGTGATGTAGATGGACATCCTGCACTAAGTGGATGGGAATACACTACTCATGCTGTTGCGGTCATTGGTTGGGGAGAAGAGGTATCAGAACACTCCGTGAAAAAATACTGGATAATCCGCAACAGTTGGGGAAAAGACTGGGGTGATGGAGGCTTTTTCAAGCTAGTGAGAGGGGAAAATGCCTTTGGTGTGGAATCCGAGGGAGTCTTCATCGACCCAGACTTGGATCGGGCAACCGACGCAGTTACAGATGCATCAATTCGTCATCACAAATAA
- a CDS encoding hypothetical protein (encoded by transcript BEWA_014600A), giving the protein MGGKTKIFPYPVYALSYGDGYIVASGGGGGDDYGISDRIEVYTFGNNPKSNDLHLKSTTTEQNGVLDSIDFLPKHKLWIGSLDDSTLLFSYNPKRGFRILAKFKTDQSKKDPKLTACRFGGNRDMFVTCGNDGCVRVWKLTDKLLKQIRSFHDQSHSDDGESTPQYPPTEISSPCPIGGIGDLTVEPSPIDPLSLEDSLSDTVPSVGNFGDPNSADFEDIQYIDRPPADQDGAVEGTSKARERKKNMNKYQTEGSDMVKLVLKHNDHKKLVNDSCISGDSKLLVSVSANHIIAYNMNPARFVCEEMRDWNFKFCRFIDTRSCDGKYTLLTCEWTNKKPMRTTASLWFIDTDHEKFILLKHVKVGEVKCSALALSGGDSCFALGFGTGLVSIYRAPSMSLIRSETRHMFPVTDLAFTSTKLISSGADFYVVTGDIYKSQVLKYITMSMPIAIFISVAIKLCFSVKIERFKELIWSC; this is encoded by the exons ATGGGAGGGAAAACGAAGATATTTCCGTATCCAGTATACGCG CTATCTTATGGCGATGGTTATATCGTTGCATCTGGAGGAGGTGGTGGTGACGACTATGGCATATCAGACAGAATT GAAGTTTACACATTTGGTAATAATCCAAAATCTAATGATCTACATCTAAAGTCAACTACGACCGAACAGAACGGTGTATTGGATTCTATCGATTTTCTCCCAAAG CATAAGCTTTGGATTGGTTCCCTGGATGACTCTACCCTCTTATTCTCATATAATCCTAAAAGAGG ATTTCGTATTCTGgcaaaatttaaaacagATCAATCCAAGAAGGATCCAAAACTG ACTGCTTGTCGATTTGGAGGAAATAGGGATATGTTTGTTACCTGCGGAAATGATGGATGCGTGAGAGTGTGGAAGTTGACTGACAAACTTCTGAAGCAAATCAGGTCATTTCACGATCAATCACATTCAGATGATGGTGAATCGACACCCCAGTATCCTCCAACTGAAATATCTTCGCCTTGTCCTATAGGTGGGATTGGAGATTTAACTGTTGAACCTTCACCAATAGACCCTCTATCTCTAGAGGATTCACTCTCAGACACAGTTCCATCTGTGGGTAATTTTGGAGATCCAAATTCAGCAGATTTTGAGGATATACAGTATATTGACAGACCACCCGCAGACCAGGACGGAGCTGTAGAAGGGACATCAAAGGCTAGGGAAAGAAAAAAGAACATGAATAAGTACCAAACTGAAGGATCGGACATGGTGAAATTGGTGTTGAAACACAATGATCATAAAAAACTGGTGAATGACTCATGCATAAGTGGAGATTCCAAACTCTTGGTATCTGTGTCTGCAAACCATATTATTGCATATAATATGAATCCCGCGAGATTCGTCTGTGAGGAAATGAGAGACTGGAATTTTAAGTTCTGTCGTTTTATAGATACTAGGTCATgtgatggaaaatacaCACTCCTAACGTGCGAATGGACTAACAAGAAACCAATGAGAACTACAGCATCTTTGTGGTTCATTGACACAGATCATGAAAAATTTATCCTACTAAAACATGTAAAAGTAGGAGAGGTTAAATGCAGTGCTCTTGCCCTAAGTGGCGGCGATTCGTGCTTTGCTCTTGGATTTGGAACCGGTTTGGTTTCCATATACAGAGCTCCTAGTATGTCTCTAATAAGGTCTGAAACTAGACACATGTTCCCAGTGACAGATTTGGCATTCACGAG CACAAAACTAATATCAAGCGGCGCAGATTTTTATGTTGTCACGGGTGATATATACAAGAGTCAGGTTCTAAAGTATATTACAATGTCGATGCCTATAGCAATTTTTATTTCCGTTGCAATAAAGCTTTGCTTTTCAGTAAAAATAGAAAGATTCAAAGAATTGATTTGGTCCTGCTAA
- a CDS encoding peptidyl-prolyl cis-trans isomerase protein, putative (encoded by transcript BEWA_014590A), translating into MSVTLHTSLGDIKIELYCKDAPKACKNFLALCASDYYNETKFHRNIEGFLVQGGDPSGTGKGGESIYDTPFEDEIVPHLKFDKRGVVAMANPGKPNSNASQFFITYSKQAHLNGQYTIFGRVISGMDTLDALEKEPVGKKNRPLRDIILKNVIIHANPIADMETSF; encoded by the exons atgtctGTAACATTACATACCAGCTTAGGAGATATAAAGATAGAACTTTACTGTAAGGACGCCCCTAAAGCTTGCAAG AATTTTTTGGCTTTGTGCGCCTCTGATTACTACAATGAGACAAAGTTTCACAG AAATATCGAGGGATTCCTAGTTCAAGGAGGTGACCCTAGTGGGACAGGCAAGGGAGGCGAAAGCATTTACGATACGCCATTTGAAGATGAGATAGTACCACACCTAAAG TTCGACAAGAGGGGAGTTGTAGCAATGGCAAACCCTGGAAAGCCAAACTCCAACGCATCGCAGTTTTTTATAACATACTCCAAACAAGCACACCTAAATGGACAATACACAATCTTTGGAAG AGTCATCAGTGGAATGGACACTTTAGACGCACTTGAAAAGG AGCCTGTTGGTAAAAAGAATAGGCCATTACGCGATATtatattgaaaaatgttaTAATTCACGCAAATCCAATAGCTGACATGGAAACGTCATTTTAA
- a CDS encoding hypothetical protein (encoded by transcript BEWA_014550A): MKCSPTSYYLGSGLLFIIGSAVVYNGWDYNAIRVQHNVVCAANSNVNLLSFLWLIQVHICIITRYTSQGLLLSAASIGLGIFTSYDGYHPNNSFLITYLGLFIKISPKIVKIMHVFNFCQLSTILLDLMILPECNSESLRMIFVIAFGINWFIAIWGIVLRKQIFLPPYLYDPASLQNSYLDNLKVCGNITCKFKLRTLLRVWAFKTN; the protein is encoded by the exons ATGAAATGCAGTCCTACATCGTATTATCTGGGATCTGGACTATTATTCATCATTGGTTCGGCAGTAGTATACAATGGCTGGGATTACAATGCCATACGCGTTCAGCATAACGTGGTTTGTGCAGCTAACTCAAACGTTAACTTGTTGTCCTTCTTGTGGCTAATTCAGGTACACATTTGCATTATAACAAGATATACTTCACAGGGCCTATTGTTATCGGCGGCCAGTATCGGTTTAGGTATTTTTACAAGCTACGATGGATACCACCCAAACAACTCGTTCTTAATCACATATTTGGGTCTATTCATAAAGATCTCTCCAAAGATTGTAAAGATTATGCACGTATTCAACTTTTGCCAGCTGTCTACCATACTTCTGGACCTGATGATTCTGCCAGAATGCAACTCGGAGAGTCTGCGCATGATTTTCG TTATTGCATTTGGAATAAATTGGTTTATCGCAATTTGGGGAATTGTTTTGCGCAAGCAAATCTTCCTACCGCCGTACCTGTACGACCCTGCGTCGCTCCAAAACAGTTACTTGGACAATCTCAAGGTTTGTGGTAATATAACATGTAAATTTAAACTCAGAACTTTATTGAGGGTTTGGGCGTTTAAAACTAATTAA
- a CDS encoding ATPase, AAA family domain containing protein (encoded by transcript BEWA_014580A) gives MDTEERLQKALELSKEAIGYDNAQQYEKAFDYYLRALDQWSIVCKYQKNPQLQEKFFNKMKEYVSRAETLKQIISKGISVYMTALIYSLSVINLFLAAITAVKPNIKWDDIAGLESAKDALQEAVILPIRFPNLFTGKLKPWHGILLYGPPGTGKTYLAQACATECDATFIAVSSSDVMSKWQGESEKFVKSLFQAAREKAPSVIFIDEIDSMCSARSDNDNEASRRVKTEFLIQMQGISSSSNGILVLAATNLPWALDSAIIRRFEKRIYIPLPDEKARKVLIKLALGDSKHQLNDNDIGELAKRTEGYSGSDLSVLVRDALMQPVRKCKLATHFKEVYVDGKTLFTPCSPGDPCKTKRQCNLMSIDPEKLLPPVTARADFMAILANSRSSVIQSDLSAYEEWTKQYGQEGS, from the exons ATGGATACCGAGGAGCGTCTTCAGAAAGCTTTGGAGCTTTCTAAAGAAGCTATTGGATATGACAATGCGCAACAGTATGAAAAGGCATTTGATTATTACCTCAGAGCTCTAGACCAGTGGTCTATTGTATGCAAGT ATCAAAAGAATCCACAGCTGCAAGAAAAGTTCTTTAATAAGATGAAAGAATATGTATCAAGAGCAGAAACGCTGAAACAAATCATAAGCAAGGGTATATCTGTCTACATGACTGCATTAATCTATAG TTTGTCTGTAATTAATCTGTTTTTAGCTGCAATAACCGCGGTGAAACCAAACATAAAGTGGGATGATATTGCAGGATTAGAGTCTGCAAAGGATGCTTTACAGGAAGCAGTCATTTTGCCGATTAGGTTCCCCAATTTATTTACAG GTAAATTAAAACCTTGGCATGGAATATTACTGTATGGGCCACCTGGTACAGGGAAAACATATCTTGCTCAAGCATGTGCAACTGAATGTGATGCTACGTTCATCGCAG TTTCATCATCTGATGTCATGAGTAAGTGGCAGGGAGAAAGtgaaaaatttgtaaaatctCTCTTCCAAGCCGCAAGAGAAAAGGCTCCTTCCGTCATTTTTATTGACGAAATTGACTCCATGTGCAGTGCACGTAGTGATAATGATAACGAAGCATCTAGGAGAGTAAAAACCGAGTTTCTTATCCAAATGCAAG GTATTTCAAGTTCTTCCAATGGGATTCTGGTACTCGCTGCTACTAATTTACCTTGGGCATTGGATAGCGCAATAATAAGAAGATTCGAGAAACGTATATACATTCCACTGCCAGATGAGAAAGCACGAAAGGTTCTCATAAAACTGGCTCTTGGTGACAGCAAACACCAACTAAATGACAACGATATCGGTGAACTTGCCAAACGTACCGAGGG GTACAGTGGTTCAGATTTAAGTGTGTTGGTTAGGGATGCTCTAATGCAACCCGTGAGGAAATGTAAATTAGCAACTCATTTTAAAGAGGTATATGTTGATGGTAAAACTCTATTTACTCCATGTTCACCTGGTGATCCATGTAAAACTAAACGCCAGTGCAATTTAATGTCGATTGATCCGGAGAAGCTTCTACCTCCTGTCACTGCTAGAGCAGATTTCATGGCGATACTTGCAAACTCACGGTCTTCTGTTATTCAATCC GATCTGAGTGCGTAtgaagaatggacaaaGCAGTATGGTCAAGAAGGTTCATGA